The Mytilus galloprovincialis chromosome 3, xbMytGall1.hap1.1, whole genome shotgun sequence genomic interval aatttaattcttaatttatttCTTGAATGGTTAAGATCATTTTAAAATGTGATAAGAACaaatcaaatacaatatgttattgGTGATAGAAGTTTACATGTTTCAGTCAATGCTTAATATATTTTTCAGGTTTGGCAGTTTACATGTTTCAGTCAATGCTTAATATATTTTTCAGGTTGCCAAACgtacaagaaaaataataagaagatcCTGGAAATGGTTAAGACATGGATTTGCGGCATATGCACAGGGAATTCAGTTTTCTAATATATTTGTAATGGTACATAAACGAAGCTGATGCTATCAAGTAAAGCAACCAGATTTTGTGAAATTGTgttaacaatttgtatttttgatGGCTCAGTAGCTTATCACCTGGagatatagaagaaaaaaaaccactgtTGTATGACAAAATGTTTACAAATGACAACTTCATGCTTCCTATATATCTTATATTTTGTGGTGCTACAACTTCAGATAATTTTACATGCAAGATTCTAAATCAAACAATTTACACCCATTATCACATAGTTCTTTAATTGGTTGATTTGTTTGCTGTTATTCATTAAATAATGTTCACATAACTAATCCATATACAAAGTAATTCAATGAGAACAATACAGGTCCATCTCATCtgtatattttatgtaaaattcaTAATGAGAAATTCAAGAATTATATTTCACTTGaatgagaaaaatatttaaatctcaTTCTCTTTCAACATGTATCATAAGATATAATATCAACTGTCTACTTTGTAAATGATTAGTCCAGTATTAACAGTAAACCTCATATTCAAAATGTGGCACATCtaacaatatgtatatattttatatatcatagTTGAAATGGTATTGTGGTAACCATGTAGATATCCTTTGCAATTTCAGTAAATTTCTTATGTAAATATCACTTTTCAAGTCTGTGCTTTAATCAGTGAAATccaattatattcaattttttttaatatatatcatgtatgttaaagttttttttatcaaaacaaaaatgaaatccaATGGTTTGAtagctttatatatattatattatatgttatttagatttttattaatagatatttttatacctttttattgctagttttataaatttcattttaatgaaCAGGTTTATATTGGACACATACTGAACCCCTAAAGCTCGAACAAATACAGTTCTctcaaaaaacaaaatttgttttattctgcAAATACTTTCAATTAAAATTGGATGCAAATATGACATAAGAATAACCTGTACTACTTCACAAGCTAAGGCTTTTAAATCTTGGCCTTTTTTTACAGCATATATTGTGACTAAAATTGATTGTAAAATATACTGCATTGTTTACGAGTCATGACTTAAATATGATCTTTCAGAAAAAACGAATATTGGAGAAAAAAATCATAGCATTTTTTTAGAAGAAAACTGGAAAAATTGCTAATACATATGTATCAATTATGGATTGCCTCTACTCATCacatatgatttttttcccaTGCATATAAAAAGACCTTTCAAGCATAACTTCTTAGTTCTAGGActataaaaataaggatattgTCAATGAAACAGCTGTCAACCAGAGACAAAAGGGCAAAGATGTAAAACACCATAACACATTCAATAACAAGAATTCTGTGATAATAGCATGGCAATATAGTCCCTTAGTTACCAgataaaaaatcattatattgGAACAAAATCTAACTTTATCTTGTCATGGtttaaacaatataacaaatatcaaatcaatatcttcaagaatgacgaaaaaaagtgttgaaaactgattatttaagtgaGTTTTCTGAGTTCAAGGACGATAACTCTGCACAAATTCATACTGGAACAAAATTTGatcttgatctgtaacttgtcatgataaaacaatacacccaatttaaaatcaatatcttcaagcatcaAGGAAAAAAGTGAAGAAAACTGAATTGCTAGACTGACAGATGAACAGACAGAaggacagagtgcaaacctaaagtcccctttgACTTCGTCCATAGAGGACTTATAACCACAACcataatatatagaaaaaatgtaAAGCAATAAAAAAGAGAAAGCCAATATCCTGATTGATTCTAAATGCaagtaataaaaaacaaatatgaaagacaGTAACTAACAACTGAATCACAGGCCCCTCACTTTGGACAGAAACAttaataatgtggcagggtttaacatgttttacaGTGCTCAACTCTCTTTCGGCAAACACTGCCcaaattgtttaataataaaagtataaatattatttaaatatacttgaaatgtctgtaAATTGgcttcatttaacttgaggtatgtTTTCTCAGCAacacttacctcacttttatttaacAGGGctgtaactacattgaggcaaattcCTCATGtagaaaatttcaaaaccaaacatACCTCGTCTCCATATCGAATTGTTTTCACGttgagtgccttgcaagaagcaagttctgttcttCCTAAGACATAgcccctgatttttcgggatcaatgtttcttatttatttgtcttttgttcattggttgcccttctgtattctatTAGTGTagcattccttttgtaatttagtaattttgttattaacttgatcatgagtttaaaaatcAGAAGCCCCAGACTTCAACTATGTGAATTAAATctttgctttatcatgcatattGGTCTATTGATGTTGTCCCTAAAAACTTAAGTCTTACTCTGAatgtatacattttgctttgagaccaaaaatAAGCAAGGGTCTggggaacacccagaaagcatgattttgcatcatttctTCTAAAGCTTCTTGTGCCTTCAGTGGCTCAAAAAaacccttaaaaaaaaaaatttctcgctccgctcggcgtacTATGTTttgcaaatacttttaaaataggcTAGATACAATCAATATTTAATATAGTGTCTTgaagcaatacatgtatatgcagttgggaatatagaagattcatttctgcagaggatgatgattaattctgataaAATGGTACATGATGACttaactatacatgtataatttataatttataaacaaataatttaaaaattgtatgttttcgaatattataaatatagttgtgaaaataaataatcagtcacttgctttaatgaaaatgaaaaatcttgcttcaatattGCAGAAAATAGATAACATGTCCTCTTTaaatagtttacaaaaataaataaccgatccaaaacaaatcctcctgccccccccccccaaaaaatatcaaatggtcgtcccctaactgGTATTTCATCCTCGTGCCTGGTGCAGAGGAGTCAGTACTATTTAAAGTGACACAACTGCAAGAGGCACCAAGGGACGATGCTAATTGACATGCCAAAGTGCACatattacaaaagataaaatattacgtttaaacaaaaacatcatAAACAGAAGGGTAATAGAATTTATACGGTGTGTCCTGTACCCCACCATCCCAACCTCATGCCTAGTGCTGAAAGCctgatttaaatatttatctttcaagTTATAATATTTTGTCTTCATCAACTAACTCACAGACAGATATCAAGATTCTCTACATTAAGAAGCCATATCAGTTTTTGGCTAGGAATCAGATGCGTAAAGTTTGGGCATAGGGAGTTAATAATGGAATTTAAACAATTTCTCTTATCTTCAGATGATGTacatggaaataaaaaatgtttttcatcatcaACTTCATTTGAGGTGCACCTGAGACATATTCTGTCCTGGAGAGTACCCTGATAGCGACCTTGTTCAGTTCTTAGTCTGTGAGAAGAAATACGCAATCGAGTGATTGTAATAAAGTAAGATATCTTTCAAGACCAAAATGAgtcttaattatatatataaaagtgctATAGCTACAAAGCTTCCCATCAGCACAATTGTGCATTTGGTTTCTCCACTGTATTTTATAGTGCTGATACAAgaactttttaattaaaattatgaatCTAAAGTTGCTTGCAAAGGCTAGACTGTCAACCCCattaattttttttggcaaatagtTTAAGGATTCATATTAAGAGGGAATTTTTGATTCAACAAGTGTactacgatatttctccactagagacagttaaattttaatattcaaagcatgaggcttgccgagctttttaaataattaaaatttaactgctgagagtggagaaatatcgtaatacaggAGTTACAGTGGTTGAATCTgattctctaatgatttttatccttccttttcaaagattagaggaaagttgtgtacttttgatgtgaatCATCAGGTATGGTCAcattttttcatgacgtcacaataaaaaatttcagaagaaaacaagaaaatttaaagtcacaattaaatttcaaccaatcatttgccaaaaacagatttttcactagtgaggagaaatatttttctcacactggTGActggtcaggaaatgtgaaaatagtacAAAAATTAGAGAAGATTGGTTTAACTCCATCAGGTGGTGACCACCTATAGATCCTTATGGGATTAGTAtatttcatatggggttcatgaggTCATGTTTACTTTCAATGGTGACAACATCTACAGTATTGATGTTGTATTTCATAGTAATTTTTCTACAAAATGCAGCAGGAAAAGTCCTGTGAGTGTTAATATTTATAAGGAATCAAAAGAAACCTTCCTAAATAGGCAAAGATTTTGTAGTTTCAGAGACAATATATAAACACAAACAATAATCAAACATTGTCCCTAATGGCCATGCCTTTCATCCAAACctaacaaaattattatttttataaaacctTTCATTTAACCTTGCAGTTCCAAAAGAGTTGACAGAATTtgaaaagttaaatgcatttgaaGTGATGCAAAATGATGACAATTGCTTACCCAGTACATATCCCTCTTTTTAGTGAAAAGTAAGAGTCTCTGCAATCagggaaaaaataattaaactgtAAAGATTATAAGTTGCAAACTTTGTGTACATGAGGTAAAACAATATTTGTATTCTTTCATCTTAAAGACAGGAAtgcaaaatgaacaaaaaataatattcatacagtaaaacaatgttttataatataaataatcaCAAATATCAACAGATACCATTAATGGAAAATTCACTTTGTTTTCAGGCAAGCATTGATCACTCCCCAATTTCCATTTACAAGCCAATCTTCATCCTGAGCCTTAACTTCTTCATCCCTACCCTCTGGTAATCCAACAAGAACATCAGATTTACTGGTTCTTAAAACACATAATGGAGCAGGATAGAAACCACGTAAACATGTCTCAAATGATGTTGTAAATGGCCATCTTAAATCTCCCAACAATTTTCTATAATTAAGGTCTCCTTTGAAAAATATCATGTCTGACTTCTGGAGTGACTGGTATAAATCTGGAGCATAGGTTTCCATTTGGCTGTAATCATAAGGCAAAGTCCAGAAATCATCAACTTGCAAAATCCATGAACTGTTATTCAATCGTTCTTTCCAGACTTGAGCAAAGTTACTAACAGCAATATGATTTATCTGGCCTAACATTTGTAAAGTCCAATCAAAGTCTTTCTTTGTGACATCAGAAACAAACCACGGAAAAGCTTTTGCATGTAAATATATTGTTGAGCACAAGCCAGCAGATAAAAGGAATTCGGCAAAACACAAATCTGATATCAATTCAAACCCTGCATTGTCCAAGACAATATCTATTCTTTTAAAATTCCTGCTACATAGATGATTTAGAACTACATTTGAATCATTAATCAGGATGTTTGGTTCTAGTTTACCCAGCTGTTCTAATGGTGAGGATTTCTGGGCGTTATCTTCTCCACCAGATATTGATAAGTCACATTTATTACCCCATAGACATACCTAGTTAGAATAAAAGAAATCCATTTTAATCAGGGGCTGgtattattacaaaatgtatgtagatatataagatgtggtataagtgccaatgagacacctctccatccaaatcacaatttgtaacagtaaaccattaatagtacatgtatatccaAGGTGTATAAAATGCAATacactaaaattgaaatattaacTTCAATCATTTCATTTTCAGCATATTGCTATGGGCAGTTGATAAGATGCACCACTTTAAGGCTTTTCACCATTACTTTTTCCAATGCAATTGAAATCAAATGGTGGTGACACTTTCCCAAGCTTTACCTTTTTGACATActgtagataaaaaaaacatttacaacaaTAATGTATGTGTTGTCTTACTAAGCATACCTCCACTAATTCAAGGTATTTGCAAGCAGGAATGATAgggtttaacattttaaattgctGATTTCAGACGTTTCAGTAGACATATTTACACTTGAATGCAAATTTGTCAGCCATTACGTAAAATCACTATACCATTCATACAATAATTCTATGCAATTGGCCATGTGCTTCTGTCAAAAAGATGTCATAAATGAAGTTTAAATCAATAAGAACCCATCACCAACCTTTGAAGCCATGTTGAATTAGAGATGGAAAAGAACATAAGTACAGGTGTTCCTAACCCTGAAAATAAGCAAGAGGTGACTTGATTATACAAACCTTTAAAAACAGTTTAAAAGCTTCAGGTACTAATTCTGCATTTTCTTTAATCTTCTGTTGTGTTTCTAGAAGATGCATCATTACTATTTCAGTAGGATACACAGAATCTGTAAAAGATTTCTCTTTCTGCtctccaaacacatcaaactctTTCATTATATTGCTAAAATTAGAAGTTAAATTTTACTGTTTAGCAAATGTACCGTAAGTACCGTTACTGGTACTAAGGTCAATTGACTCTGAATGGAAATTTAAGCTTTATACACATGACTATCAGAGAGAGATTAAAACATCTGCTTAACCAAATAAACTGTTTTGGAGAAAGGAAATCAATTTTGGgacttacaatgtacatgtacaatcagagGTATGGACAGACAAGGATTACACTTAATGCCTCTGGTGAcagggggcataaaaataatcattaaatttaggaaaaaaataaaacttgtctAATTAAGTTGTTGATGTAAACCTTATACATAAATTTGAATATACTTTGGATTAGAAATCACTTAAAGTTACACaatctatattatatattaatttataatttcTATAAAAGTTCAACATTTACCACTTTTCAACAGATTCCTGAATTCTTCTATACATATAGCATTCCATATAAAGCCATGCAGATTTAAACCAACTAGGAGGACTCCCTTCTCTCTCTGTAGCTGCCTGAAGATACCGGTTCCATACTTGTGTATCATTTCTACTGTCTTGTAAAGGTACAGCTACTTTATTGGTTTGTACTTCATTTCTAAGCTTTGAACAAGATCCTATAATACTTTTCAATTCTTCGCTTACATCCTGAAAATGTTCAtatctgtttatatattttaatcagTATTTATACCAGGTATATATAAGTACATTGCACATAACTACATGCTAAATGTAAATATATCTTGGTTGCAAACAATATATGCCCCATATTAAAACCTGACTAATTTCTACTGCCAACTGACGTCGattttttcttgttatttttctTCAAAGGAACTGGAAATGTTTAAGTTAATctaattcatgttgttttaactactgaaaagtata includes:
- the LOC143067811 gene encoding damage-control phosphatase ARMT1-like, giving the protein MECYMYRRIQESVEKCNIMKEFDVFGEQKEKSFTDSVYPTEIVMMHLLETQQKIKENAELVPEAFKLFLKVCLWGNKCDLSISGGEDNAQKSSPLEQLGKLEPNILINDSNVVLNHLCSRNFKRIDIVLDNAGFELISDLCFAEFLLSAGLCSTIYLHAKAFPWFVSDVTKKDFDWTLQMLGQINHIAVSNFAQVWKERLNNSSWILQVDDFWTLPYDYSQMETYAPDLYQSLQKSDMIFFKGDLNYRKLLGDLRWPFTTSFETCLRGFYPAPLCVLRTSKSDVLVGLPEGRDEEVKAQDEDWLVNGNWGVINACLKTK